The following coding sequences lie in one Lepeophtheirus salmonis chromosome 11, UVic_Lsal_1.4, whole genome shotgun sequence genomic window:
- the LOC121126176 gene encoding uncharacterized protein: MHYEIKNGFGLKMDIDTMKPLKDVSPEVEIGQRTAMSPLDVEKVNEMYKCPSKEEKCITKSGNCTFPFKYWGVTYHICTDDYAYYSWCATKTSGKEHDYIRGQWDYCPKSCFRCGQSNFMKTSCGGTNINYTRESKQKNFRGTHILLNLKGGKVWTVEEF, encoded by the exons ATGcactatgaaattaaaaatgg ATTTGGCTTGAAAATGGACATTGATACTATGAAGCCGCTGAAAGATGTTTCACCAGAAGTTGAAATTGGACAAAGAACTGCAATGAGTCCGTTAGATGTGGAAAAAGTTAATGAAATGTATAAATGTCCATCAAaggaag aaaaatgtataacaaaatCTGGTAATTGTACATTCCCGTTCAAATATTGGGGAGTAACTTACCACATATGCACTGATGACTATGCATACTATTCTTGGTGTGCAACAAAAACCAGTGGAAAAGAGCATGATTATATAAGAGGACAATGGGACTATTGTCCCAAAAGTTGCTTTA gATGCGGCCAatctaattttatgaaaacGTCTTGTGGtggtacaaatattaattacaccAGAGAATCAAAGCAAAAGAATTTCCGTGGAACGCATATCTTGTTAAATCTGAAGGGTGGAAAAGTTTGGACTGTGGAGGAGTTCtaa